The Verrucomicrobiia bacterium genome segment TGGATCTCGGCGGTACTGTTGTTCCCGGTGAAGTCTGCTGGCAGCGTGGTGACCGTCTCGATCGGGGTCAGGGCGCCGCCACGGGGATCGTAGCGGAAGGACGAAAGGGTCGAGAGGAGCTCATTGATGGCGAAGGCGTGGCGGCCGCGGGGATGGAAGGCGAAATGGCGCGGACCAGAACCCGGGGAGAGGTCGGCGTAGGGCGGGTCGTTGGCGGCGAGGGAACCCACAGCCGGTTCGAAGCGGTAGATCATCAGCTTGTCGATACCGAGATCGGCAGCCACCGCGATCCGGTTGGCGGCATCGAGGTTGATCGAATGGGCATGGGGCGCCTTCTGGCGCTGCGGATTCACGCTGGAGCCGCGGTGTTGCACCATTTGCCAGGGGTTGCCCAGGGCGCCGTCCTCGAGGATCGGAAGGACGGCGAGGTTGCCGCCGCTGTAGTTTGCCACCAGGACCCAGCGCCCGCTGCGGTCCACCACCAGGTGACAGGGATGTGGGCCTCCGCTGGGGCGGCGGTTAAGGGGAGTCAGCGCACCAGACGACGGATCCACATCGAAGGCGCTCACCGCACCGCCCGGTTGCCCTTCGGTTTCGCCGAGTTCATTGACCGCGTAAAGCCGGTGTCCGTCGGGATGAAAGGCGAGGAACGAAGGACTGGGTGTGGTGGCGACGAGTCGGGGTTCGGAGAGCGCGCCGGATCGGGAATTGAACTGGCTCCGGTAGATCCCCTCGCTCTTGCCGCCGGTGTAGGTCCCGAAGTACACATTCATCTCTGCCGGCAAGGCCGTGGAGGCCAGGCCAAGCAAAACGGCTCCGGCCAGGTTCGCGAACTTGCTGAGGGTGTTGGGCATGCCCGGCATGAAAGCCGCCTCCCCGCCGGGGTACAAGCCGGCAGCGTTGGAGAGGACCTCTCGATGGCTCATACATCGGGGGGCTGTCAC includes the following:
- a CDS encoding lactonase family protein yields the protein MPNTLSKFANLAGAVLLGLASTALPAEMNVYFGTYTGGKSEGIYRSQFNSRSGALSEPRLVATTPSPSFLAFHPDGHRLYAVNELGETEGQPGGAVSAFDVDPSSGALTPLNRRPSGGPHPCHLVVDRSGRWVLVANYSGGNLAVLPILEDGALGNPWQMVQHRGSSVNPQRQKAPHAHSINLDAANRIAVAADLGIDKLMIYRFEPAVGSLAANDPPYADLSPGSGPRHFAFHPRGRHAFAINELLSTLSSFRYDPRGGALTPIETVTTLPADFTGNNSTAEIQVHPSGRFVYGSNRGHDSIAVMRFDRRRERLTWVGATPTGGRTPRNFGIDPTGRWLLAANQGSDSVVVFRIDARTGTLTPTGQSITVGTPVCVKFLPRR